In Sinorhizobium mexicanum, one DNA window encodes the following:
- a CDS encoding ABC transporter substrate-binding protein produces the protein MKSAKLALLLGTALVASASFAFADQERGGVINVATVGEPPTLDPMASTADLVGIVSQHIFETLYTFDKDWKPTPLLAAGMPDISADGKTYTIKLRSGVKFHDGTDLDAKDVVASLERWMKTASRGKQTAATIAGVEAVDPLTVKISLNAPYAPLVSLLAFNNSAAIVLPSEKQAEPMADFVGTGPYKLKERKADQYIQLERFDDYASPEGEANGYGGARHQYADEIRFVPVPDPNTRIEAAVSGQYDYVDSLPVESLERVKGSSASEPVMLQPFGWPVFVLNSGNGITKNQELRKAIRAALSMEDMMAAAFGSTDFYALDAALYPAQYSWRTDAGTDGNYNIADPEKAAELLTAAGYKGEPLRILTSRQYEFHYKMAQVAAEYLKLAGFTVDLQVVDWATLTQRRADPTLWDIYITHSPFLPEPALIGMMSTKAPGQWDTPARAKAVDAFNAESDPAKRVALWADVQKVIYEEVPFIKIGDFNALSAKSKTLDGVSPAPWPYFWNASIKK, from the coding sequence ATGAAGTCAGCTAAGCTCGCACTGCTTCTCGGCACGGCGCTCGTCGCGTCGGCGTCATTCGCCTTCGCTGATCAGGAAAGGGGAGGGGTGATCAATGTAGCGACGGTGGGTGAGCCGCCGACACTCGATCCGATGGCCTCGACCGCCGATCTCGTCGGCATTGTCTCACAGCACATCTTCGAAACACTCTATACCTTCGACAAGGACTGGAAGCCGACGCCGCTGCTCGCGGCCGGCATGCCGGACATCAGCGCCGACGGCAAAACCTACACGATCAAGCTGCGCTCCGGTGTCAAGTTCCATGACGGCACCGACCTGGATGCCAAGGACGTCGTCGCCTCGCTCGAACGCTGGATGAAGACGGCATCACGCGGCAAGCAGACCGCAGCGACGATTGCCGGCGTCGAAGCGGTCGACCCGCTGACGGTCAAGATTTCGCTCAACGCGCCCTATGCGCCGCTCGTGTCCCTGCTCGCTTTCAACAATTCGGCCGCGATCGTGCTTCCCTCGGAGAAGCAGGCCGAGCCGATGGCCGATTTCGTCGGAACCGGCCCCTACAAACTCAAGGAACGCAAGGCCGACCAATATATCCAACTCGAACGTTTTGACGACTACGCCTCGCCCGAGGGTGAAGCCAACGGCTATGGCGGCGCACGCCATCAATACGCCGACGAGATCCGTTTCGTGCCGGTACCGGATCCGAACACACGCATCGAGGCCGCCGTTTCCGGTCAGTACGACTATGTCGATTCGCTTCCCGTCGAATCGCTCGAACGCGTGAAAGGCTCCAGCGCTTCCGAGCCGGTGATGCTGCAACCCTTCGGCTGGCCGGTCTTCGTTCTGAACTCCGGCAACGGCATCACCAAGAACCAGGAGTTGCGCAAGGCGATCCGCGCGGCGCTCAGCATGGAAGACATGATGGCGGCCGCCTTCGGCAGCACTGATTTCTACGCGCTCGACGCGGCACTCTACCCGGCACAATATTCCTGGCGCACCGATGCGGGAACCGACGGCAACTACAATATTGCTGATCCCGAGAAGGCGGCTGAGCTTCTGACGGCGGCGGGCTACAAGGGTGAGCCGCTGAGGATCCTGACGAGCCGGCAGTACGAGTTTCATTACAAGATGGCGCAGGTTGCGGCGGAATATCTGAAACTCGCCGGCTTCACCGTGGATCTGCAGGTGGTCGACTGGGCGACGCTCACCCAGCGCCGCGCCGACCCGACGCTCTGGGACATCTACATCACCCACAGCCCCTTCCTGCCGGAGCCGGCTCTCATCGGCATGATGTCGACCAAGGCGCCGGGCCAGTGGGACACGCCGGCGCGCGCCAAGGCCGTCGATGCCTTCAATGCGGAGTCCGACCCGGCCAAGCGCGTGGCGCTGTGGGCGGACGTGCAGAAGGTGATTTACGAAGAAGTGCCCTTCATCAAGATCGGCGACTTCAACGCCTTGTCCGCGAAGTCGAAGACGCTCGATGGCGTTTCTCCGGCGCCCTGGCCCTACTTCTGGAACGCTTCGATCAAGAAGTGA
- a CDS encoding ABC transporter permease, whose amino-acid sequence MIRYILQRLFGMIVVMALVVTIVFVIVRVTPGDPAAVMLGPEATQEDIAALRSRLGLDQSLVLQYVYYIGQLLQGDLGQSIFLNQPVTSALAERAEPTFFLTLFSILIASAIALPIGIYAAYRRGSLVDQAATTLAMLAASVPSFWLGLILIQVLAVRLGWFPVSGYGGPGASFLERMYHLTLPAIALGVVSSALILRFTRASMLDVLGDDFIRTARAKGLGERRVVMKHALKNALIPILTIIGLTAAVLISGAVVTETVFGLPGVGNLVVSAVLRRDYPVIQGALLVIAALYVLINFAIDMLYLLVDPRVRY is encoded by the coding sequence ATGATACGCTACATCCTTCAGCGCCTTTTCGGCATGATCGTCGTCATGGCGCTTGTCGTCACGATCGTGTTCGTCATCGTGCGCGTGACGCCGGGCGACCCCGCCGCCGTGATGCTCGGGCCGGAAGCGACGCAGGAAGACATCGCTGCACTGCGCAGCCGGCTCGGCCTCGACCAGTCGCTGGTCCTGCAATATGTCTATTACATAGGCCAGTTGCTCCAGGGGGATCTCGGCCAGTCGATCTTCCTCAACCAGCCGGTGACGTCGGCGCTCGCCGAACGGGCTGAGCCGACGTTCTTCCTCACACTGTTCTCCATTCTCATCGCGAGCGCCATCGCCCTGCCGATCGGCATTTATGCCGCCTATCGGCGCGGCTCGCTCGTGGACCAAGCGGCGACCACTCTGGCGATGCTTGCCGCCAGCGTGCCGAGCTTCTGGCTCGGTCTTATCCTGATCCAGGTGCTTGCCGTACGGCTCGGCTGGTTCCCGGTCTCGGGCTATGGCGGACCCGGCGCATCGTTCCTGGAGCGCATGTATCATCTGACACTCCCGGCGATCGCGCTCGGCGTCGTCTCCTCGGCGCTCATTCTGCGCTTCACCCGCGCCTCGATGCTGGACGTACTCGGCGACGATTTCATCCGCACCGCCCGTGCCAAGGGCCTTGGCGAACGGCGCGTGGTGATGAAGCATGCGCTGAAGAACGCGCTGATACCGATCCTCACCATCATAGGGCTCACCGCGGCGGTCCTGATCTCCGGCGCTGTCGTCACCGAAACCGTCTTCGGCCTGCCGGGCGTCGGCAATCTCGTGGTCTCCGCGGTGCTCAGGCGCGACTATCCCGTGATCCAGGGCGCGCTGCTGGTGATCGCTGCACTCTACGTGCTGATCAATTTCGCTATCGACATGCTCTATCTCCTCGTCGACCCAAGGGTGCGCTACTGA
- a CDS encoding ABC transporter permease yields the protein MSATVSTPAPSEGQKFLRRLFKRKTVAFGLVVLTVFVLLAIFAPLVAPYAPGKLSIVNRLSPPSLRWFFGTDEFGRDVFSRTIYAGRLSLLVGAAVVALATVIGVVMGLVAGFFPKLDTPIARLIDAMMAFPDILLAIALVAALGPSLTTVIVALSVVYAPRLARVVRASTLVIRELPYIEAARALGISTPHIMTRHVLRNLVSPILVQGTFLFAHAMLAEAGLSFLGVGVSPEIPTWGTMIAAGRQYIGQADWVTLFPGIAIVLSVLSLQMVGDGLRDLLDPRLRKDL from the coding sequence ATGTCCGCCACCGTATCCACCCCCGCGCCGAGCGAAGGCCAGAAATTCCTGCGGCGCCTCTTCAAGCGCAAGACGGTCGCCTTCGGGCTTGTCGTTCTCACCGTCTTCGTGCTGCTTGCGATCTTCGCGCCGCTTGTCGCGCCTTATGCGCCCGGTAAGCTCTCCATCGTCAACCGGCTGTCGCCGCCAAGCCTGCGGTGGTTCTTCGGCACGGACGAGTTCGGCCGCGACGTGTTCTCGCGCACCATCTATGCCGGCCGGCTTTCGCTTCTCGTCGGCGCCGCAGTGGTGGCGCTTGCAACCGTGATCGGGGTGGTCATGGGGCTCGTCGCCGGCTTTTTCCCCAAGCTCGACACGCCGATCGCCCGGCTGATCGACGCCATGATGGCCTTTCCGGACATCCTGCTCGCGATCGCGCTCGTCGCCGCCCTCGGCCCGTCGCTGACGACCGTGATCGTCGCCTTGAGCGTCGTCTATGCGCCGAGGCTCGCACGGGTGGTGCGCGCTTCCACGCTGGTGATCCGCGAACTGCCCTATATCGAGGCGGCCCGGGCGCTCGGCATCTCGACGCCGCACATCATGACGCGGCACGTGCTGCGCAACCTCGTCTCGCCGATCCTGGTGCAGGGCACCTTCCTCTTCGCCCACGCCATGCTCGCCGAAGCCGGGCTCTCATTCCTCGGTGTCGGCGTAAGCCCCGAAATCCCGACCTGGGGCACGATGATCGCAGCAGGCCGTCAATATATCGGACAAGCCGACTGGGTGACGCTGTTTCCGGGCATCGCCATCGTGCTTTCGGTCTTGTCGCTCCAGATGGTTGGCGATGGTCTGCGCGACCTGCTCGACCCCCGCCTCAGAAAGGACCTCTGA
- a CDS encoding amidohydrolase/deacetylase family metallohydrolase — protein MPNGTAEPILISNVKPVAFGTPTPAETIDILVGPDGRIATVGKGLSAPEGTRRVDGKGAWISPGWIDLHAHVWHGGTDISVRPQVCGLERGVTTIVDAGSAGEANFHGFREYIIEPSRERIKAFLNLGSIGLVACNRVSELSDIRSIDIDRIIACYQANREHIVGLKVRASHVITGSWGVTPVKLGKKIAKILKIPMMVHVGEPPALYDEVLEILGPGDIVTHCFNGKAGSSIIEDEDLFALAERCAGEGIRLDIGHGGASFSFRVAEVAIERGLMPFSISTDVHLRSMNQSVWDLGTTMSKLLSVGMPFEKVVEAVTQAPASVIRLPMNDLLDVGARAEFTIFDLVDSGLKVFDSLGAEAHLSRLFEPRFAVMGSHLVAANRYQPQHVECSDHSHGFSYR, from the coding sequence ATGCCAAACGGAACCGCTGAGCCCATTCTCATCAGCAATGTCAAACCCGTCGCCTTCGGCACGCCGACGCCCGCCGAAACGATCGATATCCTCGTCGGTCCCGATGGGAGGATCGCGACGGTTGGAAAGGGCCTTTCGGCGCCGGAAGGCACGCGCCGGGTCGACGGCAAAGGCGCCTGGATCTCGCCCGGCTGGATCGATCTTCATGCCCACGTCTGGCACGGCGGCACCGATATTTCCGTGCGTCCGCAGGTCTGCGGCCTGGAGCGCGGCGTCACGACGATCGTCGATGCCGGCTCGGCGGGCGAGGCGAACTTCCACGGCTTCCGCGAATATATCATCGAGCCGTCGCGAGAGCGCATCAAGGCGTTCCTCAATCTCGGCTCGATTGGTCTCGTTGCCTGCAACCGGGTGAGCGAACTCAGCGACATCCGCTCGATCGACATCGACCGCATCATCGCCTGCTACCAGGCGAACCGCGAGCACATCGTCGGCCTCAAGGTGCGCGCGAGCCACGTGATCACCGGCTCCTGGGGCGTGACACCGGTCAAACTCGGCAAGAAGATCGCCAAGATCCTGAAGATTCCGATGATGGTGCATGTCGGCGAGCCTCCGGCGCTCTACGACGAGGTGCTCGAAATCCTCGGGCCCGGCGACATCGTCACGCACTGCTTCAACGGCAAGGCCGGCAGCAGCATCATCGAAGACGAGGATCTGTTTGCGCTCGCCGAACGCTGCGCCGGTGAAGGCATCCGCCTCGACATCGGCCACGGCGGCGCCTCGTTCTCCTTCCGGGTTGCCGAGGTCGCAATCGAGCGCGGCCTGATGCCTTTCTCCATCTCCACGGACGTGCATTTGCGCAGCATGAACCAGTCGGTCTGGGACCTTGGCACCACCATGTCGAAGCTCCTGAGCGTTGGCATGCCTTTCGAAAAGGTCGTCGAGGCCGTGACACAGGCGCCGGCCTCGGTCATCCGCCTGCCAATGAACGACCTCCTGGACGTCGGTGCCCGCGCGGAATTCACCATTTTCGACCTGGTCGACTCCGGTCTGAAGGTCTTCGATTCGCTCGGCGCCGAGGCTCATCTCAGCCGCCTCTTCGAGCCGCGTTTTGCCGTGATGGGTAGCCATCTCGTCGCGGCCAACCGCTACCAGCCGCAGCATGTCGAATGCTCCGATCATAGCCACGGCTTCAGCTACCGTTGA
- a CDS encoding RidA family protein: protein MDQKKVDRSPASPYERLAVLGIDLPPAPPPIANFVTYVREGNILYLSGQGPREVDGHLHSGKVGAEVDVESAYDHARLTGINLLAVMHDALGDLGRVKRVVKILGMVNAVPEFREHPRVINGCSDLMIDVFGEAGQHARSAVGFGSLPGNITVEIEAIVALHD from the coding sequence TTGGACCAGAAGAAAGTGGATCGTTCGCCGGCCTCACCCTATGAGCGCCTGGCCGTCCTCGGCATCGATCTTCCTCCCGCGCCGCCGCCGATCGCCAATTTCGTGACCTATGTCCGGGAAGGCAACATCCTCTACCTTTCCGGCCAGGGTCCGCGCGAGGTCGACGGCCACCTGCATTCCGGCAAGGTCGGCGCCGAGGTGGATGTCGAAAGCGCTTACGATCACGCCCGCCTGACGGGCATCAACCTGCTGGCAGTGATGCACGACGCGCTCGGCGATCTCGGCCGGGTCAAGCGCGTCGTCAAGATCCTCGGCATGGTCAATGCCGTGCCGGAATTCCGTGAACATCCGCGGGTGATCAATGGCTGCTCGGACCTGATGATCGACGTTTTCGGCGAGGCGGGTCAGCACGCGCGCTCGGCGGTCGGTTTCGGCTCGCTACCCGGCAACATCACCGTCGAGATCGAAGCGATCGTCGCACTTCACGACTGA
- a CDS encoding IclR family transcriptional regulator: protein MDSNAIEAELKSEPAVKARRSRVSGMDRALQVLDFLYETGSPSSVYAIAKAVGAPLSTIYVTVDDMVEKNLLSRDADGSVWLGDRLYHYGLAYARSLDFLGVATREMHDLGREVSETIQLCGRDGDYMQVLAMADGPGHFQVTSRVGTRVPLNWTASGRLLVGHLPADERLELFRRCARSSPTGRADIDPATLSTQAESALTAKLSIQAGESDYAVACVAAPILDDKGSCVATISIVLPEQKVLDDRDHYARHVQVSAERIEKMMGWRSH, encoded by the coding sequence GTGGACAGCAACGCGATTGAAGCCGAACTCAAGTCGGAGCCGGCCGTCAAGGCGCGCCGCTCGCGCGTCAGCGGCATGGATCGGGCGCTGCAGGTGCTCGATTTCCTTTATGAAACCGGTTCGCCAAGCAGCGTCTATGCGATCGCCAAGGCTGTCGGCGCACCGCTTTCCACCATCTACGTGACCGTCGATGACATGGTGGAGAAGAACCTGCTTAGTCGCGACGCCGATGGGTCGGTCTGGCTCGGCGACCGCCTTTATCACTACGGCCTCGCCTATGCCCGCTCGCTCGATTTCCTGGGTGTCGCCACCCGCGAGATGCATGATCTCGGCCGCGAGGTTTCCGAAACCATCCAGCTCTGCGGCCGCGACGGCGACTATATGCAGGTGCTCGCCATGGCGGACGGGCCGGGCCATTTCCAGGTGACGTCTCGCGTCGGCACGCGTGTGCCGCTCAACTGGACCGCGTCGGGCCGGCTGCTGGTCGGGCATCTCCCGGCCGACGAGCGGCTCGAACTCTTTCGCCGCTGTGCCCGCTCCTCGCCGACCGGGCGGGCAGATATCGACCCCGCGACCCTTTCGACGCAGGCGGAAAGCGCTCTCACGGCCAAGCTCTCGATCCAGGCGGGTGAATCCGATTATGCCGTTGCCTGCGTCGCCGCACCGATCCTCGACGATAAGGGAAGTTGCGTCGCAACCATCTCCATCGTTCTGCCCGAGCAGAAGGTCCTCGACGACCGGGACCATTACGCCCGGCACGTCCAGGTTTCCGCCGAGCGGATCGAGAAGATGATGGGCTGGCGCAGCCATTGA
- a CDS encoding aminotransferase class V-fold PLP-dependent enzyme, whose amino-acid sequence MPDRDIRDALGLRPVINVSGTMTSLGASIVVPEAIAAMTAILPQFVEINDLQRKISPVIARLTGGEAGFVTASCSAGISLAVAGAITGDDIAAIERLPDTAGLKNEVIIQMGHVVSYGAPVDQAIRLAGAKPVLVGQATSTHRHHVEGAINERTAAAVYVVSHHVVQYGLVGLSEFVEVCHARRVPVIVDAASEYDLRGFLAAGADIALYSGHKFLGGPTSGIVAGSKALVRNAFLQNLGIGRGMKVGKESMVGVMAALEAWETRDHAGIRARETGYLHLWRETLEGLPGVKPVVEPDPTGNPLDRLCVNITPEEAHITAWDLADALARGTPPVIVRDHEVEHNYFYLDPCNLHPGQETLVAERLTAELTKARNSNEIIATSLAERNARRFASLKRWPD is encoded by the coding sequence ATGCCTGACCGCGACATCCGCGACGCCCTCGGACTTCGTCCCGTTATCAACGTATCCGGCACGATGACGAGCCTCGGCGCATCGATCGTGGTTCCGGAAGCGATCGCCGCGATGACAGCCATACTGCCGCAATTCGTGGAGATCAACGACCTGCAACGCAAGATAAGCCCGGTGATCGCGCGACTGACGGGCGGCGAGGCGGGGTTCGTCACCGCCTCCTGCTCCGCCGGCATCAGCCTCGCCGTCGCCGGCGCTATCACGGGGGACGACATCGCCGCGATCGAGCGCCTCCCGGATACGGCGGGGCTCAAGAACGAAGTCATCATCCAGATGGGCCACGTCGTGAGCTATGGAGCGCCGGTGGACCAAGCAATCCGCCTCGCCGGAGCCAAGCCCGTACTCGTCGGTCAGGCCACCTCGACCCATCGCCATCACGTCGAAGGCGCGATCAACGAGCGCACCGCCGCCGCTGTGTATGTCGTTTCCCACCACGTCGTGCAATACGGTCTGGTCGGCCTCAGCGAATTCGTCGAAGTCTGCCATGCCAGGCGCGTGCCGGTCATCGTCGATGCGGCCTCAGAGTACGATCTCAGGGGCTTCCTCGCGGCGGGCGCGGACATCGCACTTTATTCCGGTCACAAGTTCCTCGGCGGGCCGACCTCGGGCATCGTCGCCGGCTCCAAGGCTCTGGTGCGCAACGCCTTCCTGCAAAACCTCGGCATCGGCCGCGGCATGAAGGTCGGCAAGGAAAGCATGGTTGGCGTCATGGCTGCGCTTGAGGCCTGGGAGACGCGCGATCACGCCGGCATCCGCGCACGCGAGACCGGCTACCTTCACCTCTGGCGCGAGACGCTCGAGGGCCTCCCCGGTGTCAAGCCGGTGGTCGAACCTGACCCGACCGGCAATCCGCTCGACCGCCTCTGCGTCAACATCACGCCTGAGGAGGCTCATATCACCGCCTGGGATCTCGCGGATGCACTCGCGCGCGGCACGCCACCGGTGATCGTGCGCGATCACGAGGTCGAGCACAACTATTTCTACCTCGACCCCTGCAACCTGCATCCGGGACAGGAGACGCTCGTCGCCGAGCGGCTCACGGCCGAGCTCACCAAGGCGAGGAATTCGAACGAGATCATCGCGACGTCCCTTGCCGAACGCAACGCGCGCCGCTTCGCAAGCCTCAAGCGCTGGCCCGATTGA